In the genome of Streptomyces sp. P3, the window GTCGCGGAAGGCCAGCCCCGGGTAGTCGCCGCGGCTCAGGTGGTCCAGCACCCGCTCCCCGGGCCGCTCGATCGCGTAGACGCCCGTCGCGGTCGCCAGATAGAAGTCGAGCAGCCGCGTCATCGCCACCTCCCTTCCCCCCTGCCCGAAGGGCGTGGGAGGTGCCCCCACGCCGGCCTCCTGCTCGTCGCGTTCCGCGCACGCCCGGGCGTACAGCCGGACCAGATCGTGGTACCGGTAGCGGCCGGGCGCCGCGGACTCCAGCAGGGAGGTGTCCACCAGGGACTCCAGCAGGTCCTCGGCCTCCTCCGGCGGCAGGTCCAGGACCGCCGCGGCGGCCCGCAGGGAGATGTCCGGACCGTCCGCGAGGCCCAGCAGGCGGAACGCGCGGGCCTGGGCCGGCTCCAGCGCCCCGTAGCCCAGCTCGAACGTCGCCTTCACCGCGAGGTCGCCCGCCTGGAGCTCGTCCAGCCGCCGCCGCTCGTCGGCCAGTTTGGCGGCGAGCACCGAGACGGTCCAGGTGCGGCGGGACGCCAGCCGGGACGCCGCGATGCGGATGGCCAGCGGGAGGAAGCCGCAGGCCGCGACCACGTCCAGGGCGGCCTCCCGCTCCGACGCCACCCGCTCCTCGCCCACGATCCGGGTGAACAGGGTCAGCGCCTCGTCCGGGGACATCACGTCCAGGTCGACCAGGTGGGCCCCGGCCAGGTCCACCATCCGCACTCGTGAGGTGACCAGCGCCGCGCAGCCCTCCGTGCCCGGCAGCAGGGGACGCACCTGGGCGGCGTCCCGCGCGTTGTCCAGCAGCACCAGGATCCGGCGCCCGTCCAGGAGCGAGCGGTACAGCGCCGCCCGTTCCTCCAGCGAGTCCGGGATCGCCGACTCCGCGGTGCCGAGGGCGCGCAGGAAGGCGCCGAGGACGGTCTCCGGCTCCGCCGCCCGCGCCCCGGCGCCCTGCAGGTCGACGTACAGCTGACCGTCGGGGAAGACCGGGCGGGCCCGGTGCGCCACGTGCACCGCGAGGGTCGTCTTGCCCACGCCGCCGATGCCCGCCAGCGCCGACACGGCCATCACCCCGCCGGCGCCGCCGCCGCCGGCCTCCGCCAGCACCTCGCTCAGTTCCGCCACGAAGGCCGCCCGGCCGGTGAAGTCCGGCACGTTCGCCGGGAGTTGCGCGGGGCGCACCCGCACCACCGCCGGTTCCGCCGCGGCCGCCGTCGGCTCCGCCAGCTCCGGATCGGCCTGGAGGATGCGGCGCTGCAACTCCCGCAGTCCCGCCCGCGGGTCCACGCCCAGCTCCTCCGCCAGCAGCCGCCGGGTGTCCGCGTAGACCGCCAGCGCCTCCGCCTGCCGGCCGCTGCGGTACAGCGCCAGCATCAGCAGTTCGCGCAGCCGCTCGCGCAGCGGGTAGGCGGCCGTCAGCGCGGTCAGCTCCGACACGGCCTCGGTGTGGCAGCCCTGCTCCAGGTCCATGTCCAGGCGGGATTCCAGCAGCCCCAGCCGCCACTCCTCCAGACGCACGCGCTGCGCCTCCGCGTAGGGCCCGGGGACGCCGGCCAGCGTCTCGCCGTCCCAGAGGCCGAGCGCCCGGTTCAGGGTCTCGCGGGCCCGGCACAGGTCCCCGGCCGCCCTCGCCTTGTCGGCCTCCGCCGCGAACTCCTGTGCCACCGCCAGGTCCAGGGCACCCTCGCCCAGCCCGCGCACGGCGTAGCCGCCCGACTCGCTCACCAGGGTGCCCGGGTCCAGCGTCTTGCGCAGCCGTGAGGCGTACGTCCGCACCGCGGCCAGCGCCTGCGAGGGCGGATCCTCGCCCCACAGCGCGTCGATCAGCTCGCCGGCCGTCGCGGTACGGCCCTCGCGCAGCAACAGGGCGG includes:
- a CDS encoding BTAD domain-containing putative transcriptional regulator → MDDRAEHGGPRVPQQRRSGAAEEPAALRFDVLGPVRARRGEEQLATGGPQQRALLAALLLREGRTATAGELIDALWGEDPPSQALAAVRTYASRLRKTLDPGTLVSESGGYAVRGLGEGALDLAVAQEFAAEADKARAAGDLCRARETLNRALGLWDGETLAGVPGPYAEAQRVRLEEWRLGLLESRLDMDLEQGCHTEAVSELTALTAAYPLRERLRELLMLALYRSGRQAEALAVYADTRRLLAEELGVDPRAGLRELQRRILQADPELAEPTAAAAEPAVVRVRPAQLPANVPDFTGRAAFVAELSEVLAEAGGGGAGGVMAVSALAGIGGVGKTTLAVHVAHRARPVFPDGQLYVDLQGAGARAAEPETVLGAFLRALGTAESAIPDSLEERAALYRSLLDGRRILVLLDNARDAAQVRPLLPGTEGCAALVTSRVRMVDLAGAHLVDLDVMSPDEALTLFTRIVGEERVASEREAALDVVAACGFLPLAIRIAASRLASRRTWTVSVLAAKLADERRRLDELQAGDLAVKATFELGYGALEPAQARAFRLLGLADGPDISLRAAAAVLDLPPEEAEDLLESLVDTSLLESAAPGRYRYHDLVRLYARACAERDEQEAGVGAPPTPFGQGGREVAMTRLLDFYLATATGVYAIERPGERVLDHLSRGDYPGLAFRDRGQALDWLFTEASGLLAAVQQAGTAGMLRRAADLLLAAVDLGESGISSRQYVLAATAVVAAAQQNRDPYAEGRARLMHSHILGVSGQFAESDREAGAALTLGLAAQDPVVCAQAPNQQGIIALYNGRHDEAEQHLTKALAAFRADRNTPGEASALCNLSRVHLATGRTESAVSLARQGVTIYERDDTGMALRLANGKYALGLALTSSGEIGPALRALTDALGMFQDARQQLWHGMTLFRLAELHLADHGPARAAACAEQALAVLHGIGGDWRRANVLTALGRGLHGVGQLDRARVCWQEALSVFETLGSPEAADVRALLASAPVG